The following proteins are encoded in a genomic region of Gimesia algae:
- the trkA gene encoding Trk system potassium transporter TrkA, translating to MNIVIMGAGTVGTFVADTLCAAQHNVTIIDKSRAALELIEERVDVQTICGSACDSAILFQAGVLGADICLAVTSQDEVNMVGASLAKAMGARRCVARVFNHAYLNLSTFDYQRHFNIDRLLSLEYLTALELAKEIGEPGMFAVENFARGEVVIQVLDVQPGVKADGIELKNLKLPSGVRVGLISDGNNTSIAGADNIIQAGQIVTLIGTQENIDQVHRMFQHKRALKFRVIIAGGGNIGFNLARILQKKEYSVTILEADPQRCDFLSRHLDSTTVLHADATRRTEMEEARVGKADVFIAATGRDEDNIVCGVEAKELGADRIMSIVRRPDYANVLEKLGIDVAVSPREVITRQIMGMVQTGPIISHSEIGGGNSAILEVEVRKNSPITQARLKDLKLRQALIAAVVKEDCVKVPGADDQIQAGDTVILLCEQDNLNEILPLFKPVKPQN from the coding sequence ATGAATATCGTAATTATGGGTGCAGGAACCGTGGGCACATTTGTTGCCGACACTCTTTGTGCCGCGCAACACAATGTCACGATCATTGATAAATCACGAGCCGCTCTGGAGTTGATTGAAGAGCGGGTCGACGTACAGACAATCTGTGGTTCTGCCTGTGATTCAGCCATTCTATTTCAGGCAGGAGTACTGGGAGCCGACATCTGTCTGGCAGTGACCAGCCAGGATGAAGTTAATATGGTAGGAGCCAGTCTGGCCAAAGCCATGGGGGCACGACGTTGTGTTGCTCGTGTCTTTAACCATGCCTATCTGAATTTGAGTACGTTCGACTACCAGCGGCATTTCAACATTGACCGACTGCTGAGTCTGGAATATCTGACGGCCCTGGAACTGGCCAAGGAAATCGGTGAACCCGGTATGTTTGCCGTCGAAAACTTTGCGCGGGGTGAAGTGGTCATTCAGGTTCTGGATGTACAACCGGGTGTGAAAGCCGATGGCATTGAGCTGAAAAATCTCAAGCTTCCCAGTGGAGTTCGCGTCGGGTTGATCTCCGACGGCAACAATACTTCCATTGCAGGCGCCGATAATATTATTCAAGCCGGCCAGATCGTCACGCTCATTGGCACACAGGAAAATATCGACCAGGTACATCGTATGTTCCAGCACAAGCGCGCCTTGAAATTTCGGGTAATTATTGCCGGCGGTGGAAATATTGGCTTCAACCTCGCACGAATTCTACAGAAGAAAGAGTACTCCGTAACCATCCTGGAAGCAGACCCTCAACGCTGCGACTTTCTCTCTCGACACCTGGACTCCACTACGGTGCTTCATGCCGATGCGACACGTCGTACGGAGATGGAAGAAGCGCGAGTGGGGAAAGCAGATGTCTTCATCGCTGCAACCGGTCGTGATGAGGACAACATCGTGTGTGGTGTGGAAGCCAAAGAACTCGGCGCGGATCGTATTATGAGTATCGTCAGACGTCCGGACTATGCAAACGTATTGGAAAAACTGGGGATCGATGTCGCTGTCAGCCCCCGGGAAGTCATCACACGACAGATTATGGGAATGGTTCAGACAGGGCCGATCATCAGTCACTCTGAAATTGGAGGAGGCAACTCCGCCATTCTGGAAGTAGAAGTCAGAAAAAATTCCCCCATCACACAAGCCCGACTCAAAGATCTCAAACTGAGGCAGGCGCTCATTGCTGCAGTAGTCAAAGAAGATTGTGTCAAAGTCCCCGGTGCTGATGACCAGATCCAGGCAGGTGATACTGTCATTTTGCTGTGTGAACAGGACAATCTGAATGAAATCCTGCCACTTTTCAAACCGGTAAAGCCGCAAAACTGA
- a CDS encoding DUF1501 domain-containing protein — MTILNPYGMTRRHFMKHVAGAATAIPTMHFLSHLEANASQVKKQQKACILIWMAGGPPTIDIWDLKPGSKNGGEFKPISTKGDMQISEHMPKTAQVMDNLSLIRSMSTREADHARGTYYMHSAYVPNPTVVHPTFGSVVSYELGARRKELDIPSFISIGGSRGSAGFLGMSNSPFVVSSNGTIQNAEINTTEQQRLGQRLDMLQVLESGFIKSKRGESANSHKDIYKKAVNLMTSKQMEAFKVDQEPAALKEAYGTGNFGQGLLLARRLVEVGVPFVEVSASVGSWDLHQGVFNSLKDQNLPQLDMGIAALVQDLKQRAMLDDVTIVCMGEFGRTPRINQNVGRDHWAASWTAMVGGGGMKNGQAVGKTDADGIGIEGKSYLPGDLWATVAHSLGIPLDIVHTSKRGRPMKLANGGTPIKELIG, encoded by the coding sequence ATGACTATTCTGAATCCTTACGGAATGACGCGTCGCCACTTTATGAAGCATGTCGCAGGAGCAGCGACTGCGATCCCTACGATGCACTTTCTGTCGCATCTGGAAGCGAATGCCAGTCAGGTTAAAAAGCAGCAGAAAGCCTGCATCCTGATCTGGATGGCCGGTGGACCTCCTACAATTGATATCTGGGACCTGAAACCAGGTTCAAAAAATGGTGGTGAATTTAAGCCAATCAGCACCAAGGGTGACATGCAGATTTCGGAACACATGCCTAAGACTGCTCAGGTCATGGACAACCTGTCCCTGATTCGTTCCATGAGTACACGTGAAGCGGATCATGCCCGTGGTACTTATTATATGCACTCAGCCTACGTGCCTAACCCCACAGTGGTGCATCCTACATTTGGTTCGGTTGTCAGTTATGAACTGGGCGCTCGCCGCAAAGAACTGGATATTCCTTCTTTCATTTCGATCGGTGGCAGCCGGGGAAGTGCGGGATTTCTGGGAATGTCCAACTCACCGTTCGTCGTCTCCAGTAATGGTACGATTCAGAACGCTGAAATCAATACGACAGAACAGCAGCGACTGGGACAGCGTCTCGATATGCTGCAGGTGCTGGAGTCTGGTTTCATTAAATCTAAACGTGGGGAATCTGCCAACTCCCATAAAGACATCTACAAGAAGGCTGTCAACCTGATGACCTCCAAGCAGATGGAAGCATTTAAGGTCGATCAGGAACCAGCTGCTTTGAAAGAAGCCTATGGTACCGGTAACTTCGGCCAGGGTCTGTTGCTGGCCCGTCGTCTGGTAGAAGTCGGTGTTCCTTTTGTGGAAGTCTCTGCCTCAGTCGGAAGCTGGGATTTGCATCAGGGAGTTTTTAATTCGTTGAAAGATCAAAACCTGCCACAGCTGGATATGGGGATTGCTGCCCTGGTCCAAGACTTGAAGCAGCGTGCAATGCTGGATGATGTCACAATCGTCTGTATGGGCGAATTCGGCCGCACACCGCGGATCAACCAGAATGTGGGACGTGACCACTGGGCTGCCAGCTGGACTGCCATGGTGGGTGGTGGTGGAATGAAAAACGGTCAGGCTGTTGGTAAAACCGATGCGGATGGTATTGGTATCGAAGGTAAGAGTTATCTGCCTGGCGATCTCTGGGCAACCGTTGCTCACTCCCTGGGGATTCCTCTGGACATCGTGCACACTTCGAAACGTGGTCGTCCTATGAAACTGGCCAATGGTGGAACTCCAATTAAAGAACTGATTGGTTAA
- the cobA gene encoding uroporphyrinogen-III C-methyltransferase — protein MTLGKVYLVGAGPGDPGLITIKGIECLKQADLILYDGLVNPLLLEHVSSEVERSCRVAEGCENRRVLKQDEINQRLIAAAREGKTVVRLKGGDPFIFGRGSEEAAALRDAGIEFEIVPGITAATAAAGYAGISVTHRAHASAVALITGHEDPTKPDSSLDYEALSRFPGTLVFYMGLHNLKHIVSSLIQAGKSGETPAAAISRGTTPFQKTVQSRLQDLPESVQKAKLVAPSLIVIGECVTLRDHIAWFEQKPLFGLRIGITRSEDQSESEIRQAIRLGAQPVLLPTIEISKPADWAPVDQAISRLDHYQWLVFTSANGVRYFMDRLWDLGFDSRQLAHLKIATIGPSTAEALLAYRLRADLTPPQYRAEALAEALKPLAAQQKLLWAGANRGREVLQTELAEVSATVEKIVVYENHDVSAWNEESLSLLESGEVDWVGLSSPSIARNFERLLTDAARAQLGKTIKLVSISPVTSQAALEAGLQIDAEAKDYHWDGIFEAIQEYASRTS, from the coding sequence ATGACCCTGGGGAAAGTCTATTTAGTCGGTGCAGGTCCCGGGGATCCCGGTTTGATTACCATTAAAGGCATCGAATGCCTTAAGCAGGCCGATCTGATCCTGTATGACGGGCTGGTAAATCCACTTCTGCTGGAACATGTCTCTTCCGAAGTGGAGCGTAGCTGTCGGGTAGCCGAAGGTTGTGAAAATCGTCGTGTTCTGAAACAGGACGAAATTAACCAACGTTTAATTGCCGCTGCCCGAGAAGGAAAGACTGTAGTACGATTAAAAGGGGGAGACCCTTTTATTTTTGGTCGGGGCAGCGAGGAAGCGGCGGCATTGCGTGACGCCGGTATCGAGTTCGAAATCGTTCCAGGGATCACCGCGGCAACAGCAGCTGCCGGCTATGCGGGCATCTCAGTTACGCATCGTGCGCATGCATCAGCGGTTGCCTTGATCACAGGACACGAAGATCCTACAAAACCTGATTCTTCTCTGGACTATGAAGCGCTGAGCCGCTTTCCCGGAACTCTGGTATTTTATATGGGGTTGCATAATCTCAAACATATCGTGAGTTCACTAATTCAGGCAGGCAAATCAGGTGAAACACCGGCCGCCGCCATTAGTCGTGGTACGACACCTTTTCAAAAAACAGTTCAAAGCAGATTGCAGGATTTACCCGAATCTGTGCAGAAAGCCAAGCTGGTTGCGCCGTCACTGATTGTGATTGGCGAGTGTGTCACTCTGCGGGATCATATTGCGTGGTTTGAACAAAAACCCCTGTTCGGGCTGCGGATTGGGATTACCCGTTCCGAAGATCAGTCCGAATCCGAAATTCGGCAGGCAATACGCCTGGGCGCACAACCGGTGTTGTTACCCACGATTGAGATCAGCAAACCTGCAGACTGGGCTCCCGTCGATCAGGCAATCTCGCGACTCGATCACTATCAATGGCTGGTCTTTACCAGTGCCAATGGCGTGCGGTATTTTATGGATCGTTTATGGGATCTGGGCTTTGATTCCAGGCAGCTTGCCCATTTAAAAATTGCTACAATCGGTCCGTCTACGGCGGAGGCACTTCTGGCATACCGACTGCGGGCTGATTTGACACCTCCTCAGTATCGGGCAGAAGCCCTCGCAGAAGCCCTTAAGCCATTGGCGGCCCAGCAGAAATTACTCTGGGCCGGAGCCAACAGAGGACGCGAGGTATTACAGACCGAACTGGCCGAAGTTTCAGCAACAGTTGAGAAAATTGTGGTTTATGAAAATCATGATGTCTCCGCCTGGAATGAAGAAAGTCTGAGTTTGCTGGAATCTGGTGAAGTCGACTGGGTGGGATTAAGCAGCCCTTCGATTGCCCGAAATTTTGAACGGCTGTTAACGGATGCGGCACGAGCACAACTGGGAAAAACAATCAAACTGGTCAGTATCAGCCCGGTCACGAGCCAGGCAGCTCTGGAAGCAGGATTGCAGATTGACGCTGAGGCGAAAGACTACCATTGGGATGGGATTTTCGAGGCAATTCAGGAATATGCATCACGAACATCCTGA
- a CDS encoding ABC transporter permease, giving the protein MASNPRPHYGRVWITFLRNSLIREMTFRGNLLITVVTRGFWFAAQLILFDIIYRNVNSINDWTRDEYFAFMATGMLINAFVETFFMPNCANFSELIRNGNLDFVLLKPIDTQFLVSFEKVNLAMLNQVLLAGALLVYSLLETVHLETAIQLFQELVHAGAWLTILSFCFLGAGQILMYCLLLAVGVAFFYSLMIALASSSIWFGRNQGLYDFWFYITVFARYPRSIYSGSPTGEILQFAFSYIIPILLVVTVPARQLLSKALEPSWITLVSVSITLLMLFLSRYIFKWSLNSYRSASS; this is encoded by the coding sequence ATGGCAAGTAATCCCCGTCCCCATTACGGGCGAGTCTGGATCACCTTTCTCCGTAATTCCCTGATTCGTGAAATGACATTCCGTGGTAATCTGCTGATTACTGTCGTCACACGCGGATTCTGGTTTGCGGCCCAGCTGATTTTATTTGATATCATTTATCGGAATGTCAACTCCATCAATGACTGGACCCGAGATGAGTACTTTGCCTTCATGGCGACGGGCATGCTGATCAACGCTTTCGTAGAAACGTTCTTCATGCCTAACTGTGCCAATTTCAGTGAATTGATTCGAAATGGAAATCTGGACTTTGTACTGTTAAAACCAATCGACACTCAATTCCTGGTTTCTTTCGAGAAAGTAAACCTGGCGATGTTAAACCAGGTGTTGCTAGCGGGAGCGCTCCTGGTTTACTCTCTATTGGAAACAGTTCATCTGGAAACTGCCATCCAACTCTTTCAGGAACTGGTCCATGCAGGAGCATGGCTGACGATTCTCAGTTTCTGCTTCCTGGGCGCCGGCCAGATCTTAATGTATTGCCTGCTCCTGGCTGTGGGAGTGGCTTTTTTTTACAGCCTGATGATCGCCTTGGCCAGCAGCAGTATCTGGTTCGGCCGCAATCAGGGACTATATGATTTCTGGTTTTACATTACGGTCTTTGCACGTTATCCACGGAGTATCTACAGTGGTTCCCCGACTGGTGAAATTTTGCAGTTTGCTTTCTCATATATCATTCCCATTCTGCTCGTTGTAACCGTACCCGCGCGCCAGTTGCTTTCCAAAGCACTTGAGCCATCCTGGATCACCCTGGTTTCGGTCTCTATCACACTGCTGATGTTATTTCTTTCACGTTATATCTTCAAATGGTCTTTAAACAGCTATCGCAGCGCAAGCAGCTGA
- a CDS encoding SDR family NAD(P)-dependent oxidoreductase, which translates to MSDRLFNKVAVVTGASSGIGHSIAEYYLTEGAKVVAFARRVEPLEELESRYPARTLIVDGDVTSAADLKRLSSATERRFGRVDILVPNAGLARVIPIEDSSRDAIDETFEVNFHGALQTVRTFLPVLNEKAAIIFITTFLTQVGFPGLAAYSASKAALKSLAQTLAAELGPRGIRVNSIAPGPVATPLWDSVGLDPEQLNAVAQTVSSRLIPGKFSQPEEIAEVAVFLASDAARNIYGQEIVVDGGYTVG; encoded by the coding sequence ATGTCCGATCGTTTATTTAACAAAGTTGCTGTCGTCACGGGGGCAAGCAGCGGAATCGGCCATTCCATCGCCGAATATTATCTGACCGAAGGGGCAAAAGTCGTAGCGTTTGCCCGGAGAGTGGAACCTCTTGAAGAGCTGGAATCCCGTTATCCCGCCCGCACGCTGATTGTAGATGGTGATGTAACCAGCGCTGCTGACCTGAAGCGGTTGTCCTCTGCAACCGAACGACGATTTGGCCGTGTCGATATTCTGGTTCCCAATGCAGGTCTGGCTCGAGTCATCCCGATAGAGGACTCATCTCGTGATGCGATTGACGAGACATTTGAGGTCAATTTTCATGGGGCATTGCAGACGGTTCGCACATTTCTGCCTGTTCTCAATGAGAAGGCAGCCATCATTTTTATTACAACCTTTCTGACCCAGGTTGGCTTTCCTGGTCTGGCTGCTTATTCCGCTTCGAAGGCTGCTTTAAAGTCTTTGGCGCAGACATTGGCAGCGGAACTGGGACCTCGGGGAATCCGGGTCAATTCGATCGCCCCGGGCCCGGTAGCAACTCCTTTATGGGATTCTGTCGGACTGGATCCTGAGCAACTCAACGCAGTGGCACAGACAGTAAGCTCAAGGTTGATTCCAGGAAAATTCAGTCAACCTGAAGAGATCGCCGAGGTCGCTGTATTTCTGGCTTCTGATGCTGCCCGAAATATTTATGGCCAGGAAATTGTCGTTGATGGTGGCTATACCGTCGGCTGA
- a CDS encoding sigma-70 family RNA polymerase sigma factor, with product MTSSTDQPVFLETASEQGREFIALFTKHQRRIYLYILSMVPYPSEAEEILQNTNLIIWKKAQQFEVGTNFFAWACQIAHFEILKFRKKRGRDKHQFSDEFVSQVAEAVEENQDVFELRRTALTHCLSKLRKKDRELIQRRYQGDNQGKDLAGDLGRPANSVYQSLGRVRRTLFECINRYIASESYSHE from the coding sequence TTGACAAGTTCGACTGATCAACCTGTGTTTCTGGAAACTGCTTCGGAACAGGGCCGCGAATTTATCGCCTTGTTCACAAAGCACCAGCGACGGATTTATCTGTATATTCTCTCGATGGTACCCTATCCATCTGAGGCGGAAGAAATATTGCAGAATACCAATCTGATCATCTGGAAAAAGGCCCAGCAGTTTGAGGTCGGAACCAATTTTTTTGCCTGGGCCTGCCAGATTGCACATTTCGAGATCCTGAAATTCAGAAAAAAACGGGGCAGGGACAAGCATCAGTTTAGCGATGAATTCGTTTCACAGGTGGCAGAAGCCGTTGAAGAAAATCAGGATGTTTTCGAGTTACGACGGACAGCATTAACCCATTGTCTCAGTAAATTGCGAAAGAAAGACCGAGAGTTGATTCAAAGACGCTATCAGGGTGATAACCAGGGCAAAGACCTGGCTGGTGACCTGGGACGCCCGGCCAACTCCGTGTATCAGTCACTGGGCCGCGTCAGACGTACTCTATTTGAATGTATCAACCGTTATATCGCTTCAGAGTCCTATAGTCATGAGTAA
- a CDS encoding DUF1549 and DUF1553 domain-containing protein: protein MSKKEVKLAELSLLMEALCEERLSLSEQARLEEIVLSDPDAMQFYLNYSHLHGTLHWDQAQGAEEQIPEATPVSETDLPETTPSTPALRRKYLVPGLTAACALGFILFVWTAWFRQSQQPVVVENPADQKEPVAAGNAVETQLAAQNNLHRSFQIEASKHPMLQAQQNDRLQSTGNQPLVAMKPERVPPVEALPASAPDEAIVTFINDRIQDGWKAANIEASPFATDEEWVRRVYLDVIGRIPTTAEAEQFLKSKQPDKHQQLIQKLTASPSYVTNWSTIWTRLLIGRTMSRDINRRALQDFLVQSFADNRPWSDIVFDLVSAEGDADTNGATNFLLAHLNNEAVPATAITTRLFLGTQIQCTQCHNHPFNDATQSQFWEINSFFKQTKVVRKKMPPKAGEKQASQLALVSLTKGGTTFYETRQGLMQPAYPEYAGVKVSDAPNINRRQELAKLMTSGDDQQLARAMVNRMWAHFFGYGFTRPVDDMGYHNSPTHPELLNELAHQFVDSGYDIKQLIEWICLSDAYRLSSQFASDNESDNPDDGSTPNFSRMYVKQMTAEQLYDSLQVTANPALVVTDYSNAWSKMQKRDQWLQQFVYTHENEENDETTTFDGTITQALTMMNGQLVRNSLDVKQEGSILASVLKERSPDNRIKKLSLAALTRYPSSKELAELKRLVKERTRYLTNQNVPPQTAIQQSYQDIYWAYLNSNEFILIH, encoded by the coding sequence ATGAGTAAGAAAGAAGTAAAATTAGCTGAGCTTTCCTTGCTTATGGAAGCGTTGTGCGAAGAGCGCCTTTCTTTGTCGGAACAGGCACGTCTGGAAGAAATCGTGCTTTCCGACCCCGATGCAATGCAGTTCTATTTGAATTATTCTCACCTGCATGGCACACTGCACTGGGATCAGGCTCAGGGGGCAGAAGAACAGATTCCCGAAGCGACTCCCGTTTCTGAAACTGATCTGCCCGAAACCACCCCCTCTACACCCGCTCTGCGTAGAAAATATCTGGTGCCCGGGCTGACGGCAGCTTGTGCGCTGGGTTTCATTCTGTTCGTCTGGACTGCCTGGTTTCGGCAGTCACAACAACCGGTCGTTGTCGAAAACCCAGCTGATCAGAAGGAACCAGTTGCTGCGGGAAATGCCGTTGAAACACAACTGGCTGCACAGAATAACCTACACCGCTCATTTCAGATCGAAGCCTCAAAGCACCCCATGCTGCAGGCGCAACAGAATGACCGTCTGCAATCGACTGGAAATCAACCATTGGTTGCCATGAAGCCGGAACGGGTGCCTCCCGTAGAAGCGCTGCCTGCATCAGCGCCAGATGAAGCCATTGTGACGTTTATCAACGACCGAATTCAGGATGGCTGGAAAGCCGCGAATATTGAGGCTTCACCCTTTGCGACGGATGAAGAATGGGTTAGACGCGTCTATCTTGATGTAATCGGTCGCATTCCAACGACTGCTGAAGCGGAACAGTTTTTGAAATCGAAACAACCAGATAAACATCAGCAACTGATTCAGAAGTTGACTGCCAGCCCGAGTTACGTGACGAACTGGTCCACAATCTGGACACGACTGTTAATTGGCCGCACGATGTCGCGTGATATCAATCGACGTGCCTTGCAGGATTTTCTGGTTCAGAGTTTTGCGGACAATCGCCCCTGGAGCGATATCGTTTTTGATCTGGTTTCCGCAGAAGGTGACGCCGATACCAATGGTGCGACTAATTTCCTGCTGGCACATTTGAACAATGAAGCGGTGCCAGCAACCGCGATCACCACACGTCTGTTTCTGGGTACACAGATTCAATGTACCCAATGTCATAATCACCCCTTTAATGACGCCACCCAGAGCCAGTTCTGGGAAATCAACAGTTTCTTCAAACAGACAAAAGTCGTTCGTAAAAAAATGCCGCCCAAGGCCGGGGAAAAGCAGGCGTCTCAATTAGCTTTGGTTTCTCTCACCAAAGGGGGGACAACCTTTTATGAGACACGCCAGGGACTGATGCAACCTGCGTATCCTGAATATGCCGGGGTGAAAGTTTCCGATGCTCCCAATATCAACCGGAGACAGGAACTGGCAAAACTGATGACATCAGGAGACGATCAACAGCTGGCCCGCGCGATGGTGAATCGCATGTGGGCACACTTTTTTGGCTATGGATTCACCAGACCTGTGGACGACATGGGCTATCATAATTCACCAACGCATCCTGAATTGTTAAACGAGCTGGCTCACCAGTTTGTTGACAGTGGGTATGATATTAAGCAGTTGATTGAGTGGATCTGTCTGTCAGACGCCTATCGCCTGAGCAGTCAATTCGCTTCAGATAACGAGTCTGATAATCCGGATGATGGTAGTACTCCCAATTTCAGTCGTATGTATGTCAAGCAAATGACTGCAGAGCAGTTATATGACTCGCTGCAAGTGACAGCAAATCCTGCGTTGGTTGTCACCGACTACTCCAACGCCTGGAGCAAGATGCAGAAGCGTGATCAGTGGCTACAGCAGTTTGTCTACACGCATGAGAATGAAGAGAATGATGAGACAACTACATTTGACGGGACGATCACCCAGGCTTTAACCATGATGAATGGTCAACTGGTGAGGAACAGCCTGGATGTGAAACAGGAAGGAAGCATTCTTGCATCGGTGCTGAAAGAACGCAGTCCAGATAACAGGATTAAAAAACTGAGTCTGGCTGCATTGACACGTTATCCCTCATCGAAAGAACTGGCTGAGTTAAAGCGTCTTGTGAAAGAACGAACCCGATATTTAACCAATCAAAATGTCCCTCCTCAGACTGCCATTCAGCAAAGCTATCAGGACATCTACTGGGCTTATCTGAATTCAAATGAATTCATACTGATTCATTAG
- a CDS encoding DUF1207 domain-containing protein, producing MRLFIPISLQRFLWGVLVSAVCANLEAQQFASSQPFMAPSPHAAGLQQPNQGPSQAQLYLENQYTNRQQNPIQLGIPLHHNEPVRTAGRQQDITRNLPPLYSQSRRESDLLPNQIQQINSSQPVFPSTYELYPESSEYPEFGTMTDPEGTYTDSIEQLCAESCWGWTVLPTDLLYKSYLAGPKESRLALAILHEKDIGWQMELEAGARVGILRYGSITDGVLEGWQLDIEGAGPPRLNMEEEMDLDATDFRVGVPLTWRRGAYQAKFAYYHTSAHAGDEYIERNPGFQRINYVRDAFVLGGGYFPDPDLRLYAEIGYAFNTDGGAQPWELQFGAEFSPVEHSGIFGAPFWAINGYLREEVNWGGNVNIMVGWQWRGDRNNHLFRIGLQYLDGKTMQYAFFNNSEQFVGFGTWYDF from the coding sequence GTGAGGTTATTTATTCCAATATCATTACAACGCTTCCTGTGGGGGGTGCTGGTTAGCGCTGTCTGTGCCAATCTAGAAGCGCAACAGTTTGCCAGTTCACAGCCATTTATGGCTCCTTCTCCGCATGCAGCCGGACTTCAGCAACCCAATCAGGGGCCAAGCCAGGCGCAGCTTTACCTTGAGAATCAATATACGAATCGGCAACAGAATCCGATTCAGCTGGGAATCCCATTGCATCACAACGAACCAGTAAGAACCGCTGGCAGACAGCAGGATATCACCCGAAATTTACCCCCCCTCTATTCCCAGTCTAGAAGAGAATCTGATTTACTGCCGAACCAGATTCAGCAGATCAATTCTTCTCAACCAGTGTTTCCTTCTACATATGAATTGTATCCGGAGAGCTCTGAATACCCTGAGTTTGGTACCATGACCGATCCCGAGGGAACTTATACCGATTCCATTGAACAATTATGTGCCGAAAGCTGCTGGGGATGGACAGTCTTACCCACCGACCTGCTTTATAAATCTTATCTGGCAGGACCGAAGGAATCTCGATTGGCACTGGCTATCCTGCATGAAAAAGACATCGGCTGGCAGATGGAACTGGAAGCGGGGGCACGGGTTGGTATCTTAAGATATGGCTCCATAACTGATGGAGTACTGGAAGGCTGGCAGTTGGATATTGAAGGTGCAGGTCCTCCACGTTTAAATATGGAAGAGGAAATGGATCTGGATGCGACCGATTTCCGTGTCGGTGTTCCATTAACCTGGAGACGAGGTGCCTATCAGGCGAAGTTTGCCTATTACCATACGAGTGCCCACGCTGGAGATGAATATATCGAGCGGAATCCCGGTTTTCAGAGAATCAATTATGTACGGGATGCGTTTGTCCTGGGCGGTGGTTATTTTCCCGATCCCGATTTAAGGCTCTATGCCGAAATTGGTTATGCCTTTAATACGGATGGTGGTGCACAACCCTGGGAACTTCAGTTTGGGGCCGAGTTCAGTCCTGTTGAACATTCCGGGATTTTCGGGGCTCCCTTCTGGGCTATCAACGGTTATTTGCGCGAGGAAGTGAACTGGGGCGGGAATGTGAACATCATGGTGGGCTGGCAATGGCGTGGCGATCGAAACAATCATCTGTTTCGAATCGGTCTGCAGTACCTGGATGGAAAAACCATGCAATACGCGTTTTTTAACAACTCAGAACAGTTTGTGGGTTTTGGTACCTGGTATGATTTCTAA
- a CDS encoding PilZ domain-containing protein, with product MTDRRKSTNRRSGEERRLHQRLQAGPEIRLLRSGENGGSEPLNAVLYDVSLDGIRILLDLPLSIGETLLIQVHHSGEHLFNSTVKVMWQKLTVLGQYTTGCEMCVSLTAKQSRTLKSYLEHNPGPLAATLHYKT from the coding sequence ATGACTGACCGGAGAAAATCCACCAACAGACGTTCGGGTGAAGAGCGACGGCTACACCAGAGACTGCAGGCAGGTCCTGAAATTCGCCTGCTACGCTCTGGAGAAAACGGCGGCAGTGAACCACTCAATGCAGTCTTATATGATGTCTCACTCGATGGGATTCGTATTCTGCTGGATCTACCGCTTTCCATCGGGGAAACACTTCTGATCCAGGTGCATCACTCGGGCGAACATCTTTTCAACTCAACAGTGAAAGTCATGTGGCAGAAATTGACTGTACTGGGTCAGTATACCACTGGATGCGAAATGTGTGTCTCTCTCACAGCCAAACAGTCGAGAACCCTGAAGTCATATCTGGAGCATAATCCGGGCCCCCTTGCAGCAACACTCCATTATAAAACATAA